The DNA window GAATTCCGGCTCACGAATGAGAAAAACGGACGGGGATTCCGGTTTTCAGACAACCAGAAGCATTGGGGGCATGAAGATTATTCCCTGTTGCCACAGACCCTGTTGCCTGGCGGCTCCAGACCCCTGCCTGAACCGGCACCGGAAGAAGCTGAACCGAAAGAAATTCCCTATGCCCAGATTATAGAGGATGAGGAAGAAGGTCCCGTAACTCCGCCTGATAATGGTGAGGGGGTTGATCTGGATCCGGAAGCTCCCGTTAAGGATGGGTCTGCCCCCGAAGACGTTGCAGCCGCGCCCGACGCTGTCTGGGAAGAAGTTGACCTGGCAGATGGGAATGAAGAAGAAAATCCGCCTGCTGAAGCAGTCCCCGGACACCTGCCGGCACCGGAAGCACCCTTCAGAGATGCCGTTTCTCCCAAAGGCGCATCCGGCGGCAATGAAGAAGTCAACACCTCTGAAATCAGGGAGTCGGAGGCAAAAAGCGTTGCAGCCGCACCTGATCCAGATAATGCGCAGGAACAGGCGTCCGGTAAACCGGCCGGTGCTGCACCTGATGCACTTTCACCAGAGCAGCCTTCGCCAGTCAGTGTTACAGCTGCTCCTGAAGGCAATGCGGGAAAAACAGAACCGAAGACACAAGCCACTGCAGTGGTCCCTGAAGACAATGGAGTAAAAACCGGACCGGGGGACAACAAGGGTCCGGATGCTGCTGCACCAGTTCCCCAAACAATCCCTGTTACGGGTTCACCAGAAACGTCCCGGGAAACAGTCCGCACGGATTCCATGGCCCTGACGATGCGGGAAGATCCGGATATCGGCCCGGCTTTCCTTGAAGTGGTCGAGTCCGGAGACCCTGAAAAACTCCGCAAATTCAATGCTGACCATGCTGCAAATGATCTTCTCGGTGACCAGAAAGGCGGTGTCCGGCGGATATCCGGCTTTCGGCATCTCCGGGAAAAAAATTATCTGACAGCAACGCTGATCAATCACTGCCAGACTGGAAACATCGAATTTCTGGCCACCTATCTCCTGCTGGGCGGGTACAGGGATAAGGGAATTAACAGTGCTGTCGGGGACGCAAACCTGCAAGACGCTACAGACCGAGCATGCCAGATTCTTGATGAGCAGATTCCGGGTTTTTATGCGCAGCATGGCACAAATCTGATGGAAAACCTGAACACCCCCGAGAGCCTTCGCGCTTTCATCGTGAAGCACTGCCGGACTCCCGATGGCCCCGGCCTGATGCCTGTTCTGGGCTGGATGATGACCGAGCCCAAACTGGACTACACGGGCACCCGTGACCAGATCAGGACCCTGTGCAGCCAGTCACGTCCCCTGAGAAGGCTTATCGGAGAAGAAAAGGTTCGCTGGGGTTTTGACCAACGCGTTGCAGCCCTGTGTGATCAGATCCTTTCACCAGTTTCCGAAGCAGCAGCGGCAAAAACCACGGATTTCACAACCAGAATGGTGTTGGCTCTGTAACCGGCCCCTGTTATCACGGGCAGATGATTGGCGTTTTTGATTCGGGGCATGGGGGCCTGACAGTCCTGCAGGCCTTTGAGAGGCACCTGCCGGAGCAGGATTTCCTGTATCTGGGCGATCACGGCCATGCGCCCTATGGCTCACGCTCCCCCGGGGAGATTTTCCACCTGACGCAGAAGGCCGTGGACTGGCTGTTCCAGCAGGGCTGCCGGCTGGTGATTCTGGCCTGCAACACCGCATCCGCCGTGGCCCTGCGCCGCCTGCAGCAGGAGTGGCTGCCTGTGGTGGATCCCCGGCGCCGCATCCTGGGGGTGATTGTCCCCACTGTGGAAGCCGTCACGGGCGTGCCCTGGAAACAGACTGTTCCCGGGGAAAATCCCGCTGGTTCAAAGCTGGTGGCGGCTTTTGCCACACCCCGGACGGTGGAGAGCGGGGCGTTTGTGCGCGAGATCGCCTGCCGCGCCCCCCAGATCCGGGTGGTCCAGCAGGCCTGCCCCAACCTGGCCGCCCGGATCGAGGCCAGTGCCTCCCGTGATGAACTGGATGCCCTTGTGCGGGGATATGCAAAAACCCTGCTGGACCAGACGCAGGGACAGGGGCCCGATACAGTCCTGCTGGGCTGCACCCACTATCCGCTGGTGGAAGACCTGTTCAGAAAAGCCCTGCCACCTGGCACAGCTATCCTGTCCCAGCCGGACCTGGTGGCCGAAAGCCTGAAAGAATACTTACGCCGCTGGCCGGGATTCGGGAGGAACAACAGGGACAGGCGTGAGGGGCATGACACTTCCACCAGCCTGCGAAGCCGGCTGTTCACTACCGGGGACCCAGCCGCCGTTACCCGCTCCGCCAGCCACCTGCTGGGCTGTGAACTGGTTTTCGTCGCCGTCTAAGGGAGGCCCGTAGATGCTCAACCCTGTACGTTGGAGATTCGGCGGCAATGGATATTGTACATAGCCCTTGCCATGCAGACCAGCTATAGTGACACGATCCTCCACAAGATTGCCATCACCATCCCTGCAAAGACCAACAACAACGATTTCGCCACCATTGGCTTTGCGGTAAACTTCCTCAAGCTCGATTCTCATCTCCGGCGGAATGTCGGTTTTCTGTTCTTCCCACCCTGCGGCATAGACGCCATACTGATCTTCCAGGACACGGGCCCTTTTCAGGGCCAGAGTTCTTTCCAGGGCTTTTTTCAGGTCTTTTCTCAACTTTTGTTTCCGGGTTCTTACAGCCTTGGGATTGAGATTGGGTTTTTGCTTTCTTTCCTGACCTGAAACAGGAACGACAGCACCCCAGCGCCGCGCCATGGATGCCCCCAGAGCAGACCTGATAGCCATACCCCGCTCAACCGCCTGTACAGACTCGGACAGGGCAATTGATGAAGAAAGTAT is part of the Pseudomonadota bacterium genome and encodes:
- a CDS encoding aspartate/glutamate racemase family protein, coding for MIGVFDSGHGGLTVLQAFERHLPEQDFLYLGDHGHAPYGSRSPGEIFHLTQKAVDWLFQQGCRLVILACNTASAVALRRLQQEWLPVVDPRRRILGVIVPTVEAVTGVPWKQTVPGENPAGSKLVAAFATPRTVESGAFVREIACRAPQIRVVQQACPNLAARIEASASRDELDALVRGYAKTLLDQTQGQGPDTVLLGCTHYPLVEDLFRKALPPGTAILSQPDLVAESLKEYLRRWPGFGRNNRDRREGHDTSTSLRSRLFTTGDPAAVTRSASHLLGCELVFVAV